A stretch of the Halomonas sp. CH40 genome encodes the following:
- the pcaF gene encoding 3-oxoadipyl-CoA thiolase — protein MSDVFLCHPRRTAVGRFGGTLASLRPDDFAATIFKAVLAEAPDLNPAAIEEVFMGCANQAGEDNRNVARMSSLLAGLPASVPGTTMNRLCGSGMDAVGTAFRAIKAGEMELALAGGVESMSRAPYVMGKADSAYSRGQKIEDTTIGWRFINPLMKKAFGVDSMPETAENVAEQFSISREDQDAFALRSQQKAAAAQKAGRFAQEITAIEIPRRKQAALVFEQDEHLRETTLEKLAGLPTPFREGGSVTAGNASGVNDGAAAMLVASQAAVEAHGLKPMARIIGMASAGVEPRIMGYGPVPAVQKLLKRTGIRMQDIDVFEFNEAFAAQALACMRDLGLSDDDPRVNPNGGAIALGHPLGMSGARLLLTAAHELQNSGKRYALCTMCVGVGQGIATLIERV, from the coding sequence ATGTCAGATGTATTTCTCTGTCACCCGCGCCGTACGGCGGTAGGCCGCTTTGGCGGCACCCTGGCCAGTCTGCGCCCCGATGATTTTGCCGCGACGATTTTCAAGGCCGTGCTGGCAGAAGCGCCGGATCTGAATCCGGCAGCGATTGAAGAAGTCTTTATGGGTTGCGCCAACCAGGCCGGTGAAGACAACCGTAACGTGGCGCGCATGTCATCCCTGCTGGCCGGGCTTCCCGCCTCGGTGCCTGGCACCACCATGAACCGCCTGTGCGGCTCGGGAATGGATGCCGTGGGTACCGCCTTTCGCGCCATCAAGGCCGGAGAAATGGAACTGGCCCTGGCAGGCGGGGTGGAATCCATGTCGCGGGCGCCCTACGTCATGGGCAAGGCAGATAGCGCCTACTCACGCGGCCAGAAAATCGAAGATACCACCATCGGCTGGCGCTTTATCAACCCGCTGATGAAGAAGGCGTTCGGGGTGGATTCCATGCCGGAGACCGCTGAAAACGTCGCCGAGCAGTTTTCTATTTCCCGGGAAGACCAGGATGCCTTTGCGCTGCGCTCCCAGCAAAAAGCCGCTGCCGCCCAGAAAGCCGGTCGCTTTGCCCAGGAAATCACCGCCATCGAGATTCCACGCCGCAAACAGGCAGCGCTGGTATTTGAGCAGGACGAGCACCTGCGCGAAACCACTCTGGAAAAACTGGCTGGGCTACCTACCCCTTTCCGTGAAGGCGGTAGCGTGACGGCGGGCAATGCGTCCGGCGTCAACGACGGGGCAGCGGCGATGTTAGTGGCCAGCCAGGCTGCCGTTGAGGCCCACGGCTTGAAGCCCATGGCGAGGATCATTGGCATGGCCTCGGCGGGCGTTGAACCGCGCATCATGGGCTATGGGCCGGTGCCAGCGGTGCAGAAGCTACTCAAGCGTACGGGTATCCGTATGCAAGATATTGATGTGTTCGAGTTCAATGAAGCCTTTGCTGCTCAGGCGCTGGCGTGTATGCGTGATCTCGGCCTCAGCGATGACGACCCCCGTGTCAACCCCAACGGCGGCGCCATTGCATTGGGCCATCCGTTGGGAATGTCCGGTGCGCGCCTGCTGTTGACCGCTGCTCATGAGCTACAGAACAGCGGCAAGCGCTACGCGCTCTGCACCATGTGTGTGGGCGTGGGTCAGGGTATTGCCACGCTTATCGAACGTGTATAA
- a CDS encoding helix-turn-helix domain-containing protein: MDDAPSDNALTPTDRDFVSALASGLDVIMAFDEAHPRMTLSEVATRTDMNRAKARRFLLTLHALGYVRKHQRYFELTPKVLQLGYSYLSSHNHRSVIQHYLEDITRDIGESSSLGVLDGDEVIYIARSSAPHRLMAITLSTGTRLPAAYTSMGRILLAQLSDSELDDYLEDVKLTPYTDKTLTRRGDLKAAILTARQQGYAVVDQELDSGLRSIAIPAFDTEGKLLGALNISTNAARVDMDTLLDSYLPLLKEKARQIQLSVSS, from the coding sequence ATGGACGATGCCCCATCGGATAACGCGCTGACACCAACGGATCGTGACTTTGTCTCCGCCCTTGCCAGCGGGCTTGATGTCATCATGGCATTCGATGAAGCCCACCCGCGCATGACCCTCAGCGAAGTAGCCACCCGTACTGATATGAACCGTGCCAAGGCGCGCCGGTTTCTATTGACCCTGCATGCCCTTGGCTATGTACGTAAGCACCAACGCTATTTTGAGCTGACACCCAAGGTGCTGCAGTTGGGGTATTCCTACTTGTCGAGCCATAATCACCGCAGCGTGATCCAGCATTATCTGGAAGATATCACCCGCGACATCGGCGAATCCTCGTCGCTGGGCGTACTGGACGGCGACGAGGTAATTTATATTGCCCGCTCTTCAGCTCCCCACCGGCTGATGGCCATTACCTTATCAACAGGGACTCGGCTGCCGGCGGCCTATACTTCCATGGGGCGCATACTGCTAGCCCAGTTATCTGATAGTGAACTCGATGATTATCTGGAAGATGTGAAACTGACGCCGTATACCGACAAGACCCTTACCCGCCGTGGCGACCTGAAAGCGGCCATTTTAACCGCACGGCAGCAGGGCTATGCCGTTGTCGATCAGGAACTCGATTCCGGGCTGCGCTCAATCGCCATTCCCGCCTTCGATACTGAAGGCAAATTGCTGGGTGCTCTGAACATCAGCACCAATGCTGCCCGGGTCGATATGGATACCCTGCTGGACAGCTATTTACCGCTTCTTAAAGAAAAAGCCCGGCAGATACAGTTATCTGTCAGTTCCTGA
- a CDS encoding pirin family protein — protein MPTTRVQSARSVVAQHPAKRDDIEDLVTRRPLPGPQLEQLDPFLFLNHHGPQVYPANNRGLPFGPHPHRGFETVTFILDGSLAHADSASHQSVIHAGGVQWMTAGSGIIHAEISPPEFRRDGGSLEILQLWVNLPSRLKMSEPRYVGLQQEEIPAITLPGGGELRLIAGQWQEQTAPITSLTGVFMSTLRLPSGVSEQLPVAAGRQVFLYLVSGEVSIGGDPVKPHHLIEVDREGDRIDIEASSNARLLFGHGDVIDEAVYSHGPFVMTTRAEIVQAVEDYQAGRFGGLSL, from the coding sequence ATGCCAACAACCCGCGTTCAATCCGCGCGCAGCGTGGTTGCTCAGCATCCTGCCAAACGGGATGATATCGAAGACTTGGTCACTCGGCGGCCGCTACCAGGGCCACAGCTTGAACAGCTCGATCCGTTTCTTTTCCTGAATCATCACGGTCCGCAGGTTTACCCCGCCAACAACCGTGGGTTGCCATTTGGCCCGCACCCACACCGGGGGTTTGAAACCGTGACGTTTATTCTTGATGGCTCACTGGCTCATGCCGATAGCGCCAGCCATCAAAGCGTCATTCATGCTGGTGGTGTGCAGTGGATGACAGCAGGCAGCGGTATTATTCATGCGGAAATATCGCCACCCGAGTTTCGGCGTGATGGCGGCTCTCTGGAAATCCTGCAGCTGTGGGTCAACCTACCCTCACGGCTGAAGATGAGCGAACCCCGCTATGTGGGGCTGCAGCAGGAAGAAATCCCGGCCATCACCCTACCCGGCGGCGGCGAGCTTCGTCTGATTGCAGGGCAGTGGCAGGAACAGACAGCCCCGATTACCTCGCTAACTGGCGTGTTCATGTCGACGCTGAGGCTGCCTTCAGGGGTGAGCGAACAGCTACCTGTGGCTGCCGGGCGGCAAGTATTTCTCTACCTGGTGAGTGGCGAGGTAAGCATAGGCGGTGACCCCGTTAAACCACACCATCTCATTGAGGTCGACCGCGAAGGCGATAGAATCGATATTGAGGCCAGCAGCAACGCTCGCCTGCTGTTTGGCCACGGCGATGTGATTGACGAAGCTGTCTACTCCCACGGCCCCTTCGTGATGACGACCCGCGCAGAGATTGTTCAGGCGGTAGAGGACTACCAGGCAGGCCGTTTTGGCGGGCTAAGTCTGTAA
- a CDS encoding CoA transferase subunit A, translating to MAEFLSLHDAVARFVHDGATVAMEGFTHLIPFAAGHEVIRQKKRDLTLIRMTPDIIYDQLIGAGSASKVIFSWGGNPGVGSLHRLRDAVEKGWPRKIEILEHSHAAMACAFEAGAAGLPLAVLRGYVGSELPSVNDQIRFIECPFTGERLAAVPSVRPDISIVHAQRADRQGNVLVEGIVGVQKEAVLAAKHSIVTVEEIVDDLNAHPNACVIPGWAISAVAVAEKGALPSYTHGYYGRNNRFYKEWDAIARDRDTFTRWLDDNVFSAANDTAGGHA from the coding sequence ATGGCTGAATTTTTAAGCTTGCATGACGCAGTGGCGCGTTTCGTCCACGACGGCGCTACCGTGGCCATGGAAGGCTTCACCCACCTGATTCCGTTTGCGGCGGGCCATGAAGTGATCCGCCAGAAAAAGCGCGATCTCACCCTGATTCGCATGACCCCAGATATTATCTACGATCAACTGATTGGCGCTGGCAGTGCCAGCAAGGTGATCTTTTCCTGGGGCGGTAATCCGGGGGTTGGCTCTCTGCATCGCCTGCGTGATGCGGTTGAAAAAGGTTGGCCGCGCAAGATCGAGATTCTGGAGCACAGCCATGCCGCCATGGCCTGCGCTTTTGAGGCGGGGGCAGCGGGTCTTCCGCTGGCGGTGCTGCGTGGCTACGTAGGCAGCGAGTTACCCAGCGTCAACGATCAGATCAGGTTTATCGAATGCCCCTTCACCGGTGAGCGCCTGGCCGCCGTGCCCTCGGTGCGCCCGGATATCTCCATCGTGCATGCCCAGCGCGCCGATCGTCAGGGCAATGTGCTGGTGGAAGGGATCGTCGGGGTGCAGAAAGAGGCGGTGCTGGCGGCAAAGCACAGCATTGTGACCGTTGAGGAGATCGTCGATGACCTCAACGCCCACCCTAATGCCTGCGTGATTCCGGGCTGGGCGATCAGTGCCGTGGCGGTGGCCGAGAAGGGCGCGCTGCCGTCCTATACCCACGGCTACTACGGGCGCAATAACCGCTTCTATAAAGAGTGGGATGCCATTGCCCGCGACCGCGACACCTTTACTCGCTGGCTGGACGACAATGTCTTCAGCGCCGCCAATGACACTGCAGGAGGGCACGCCTGA
- the smpB gene encoding SsrA-binding protein SmpB, protein MATKKGKTQKGPGSSVIAQNKKARFEYHIDETFEAGLALAGWEVKSMRAGKAQLTDTYILVRNGEAWLLGSHITPLNTASTHELADPTRTRKLLLHRKEIARIFSKTQDKGHTCVPLKLYWKRNLVKCELALVTGKKLHDKRATEKDRDWNRQKGRIMREHNKA, encoded by the coding sequence ATGGCCACAAAGAAAGGGAAAACGCAAAAAGGCCCCGGTAGCAGCGTCATCGCCCAGAACAAGAAGGCACGTTTTGAATATCATATCGACGAAACCTTCGAGGCGGGACTGGCACTGGCTGGATGGGAAGTCAAAAGCATGCGCGCTGGCAAGGCACAGCTAACCGACACCTATATTCTTGTGCGCAACGGAGAGGCGTGGCTGCTAGGCAGCCATATCACGCCTCTCAATACCGCCAGCACGCACGAATTGGCCGACCCGACGCGAACACGTAAATTGCTGCTGCACCGCAAGGAAATTGCCAGGATTTTTTCAAAAACCCAGGATAAAGGCCACACCTGCGTACCTTTGAAGCTGTACTGGAAACGCAACCTGGTAAAATGCGAACTGGCTCTGGTGACCGGCAAAAAACTGCATGACAAACGCGCTACCGAGAAAGATCGCGACTGGAATCGCCAGAAAGGACGTATCATGCGTGAACACAACAAAGCATGA
- a CDS encoding CoA-transferase subunit beta, which translates to MRLEYTASEMMTVTAARALENGSTCFVGIGLPSEAANLARLTHAPDVVLIYESGTLQTKPDVLPLSIGDGELAETALTTVAVPEMFRYWLQGGKINVGFLGTAQIDRYCNLNTTLIGDYREPKVRLPGGGGAPEIATNAGEVFITLKHSKRAFVDQVDFVTTLGFGRDGKGRDGVPNIGKGPTRVISDLCVMKPDPETKELVVVSLHSGVSRENVTNATGWDIRFAEQLEITPEPSQQELDVLRELKARTERAHAGQ; encoded by the coding sequence ATGCGCCTTGAATATACCGCCTCGGAAATGATGACCGTGACTGCTGCCCGGGCGCTGGAAAACGGCTCGACCTGTTTTGTCGGCATTGGCCTGCCCAGTGAGGCGGCTAACCTGGCACGCCTGACCCACGCCCCGGATGTGGTGCTGATCTATGAATCCGGCACCCTGCAGACAAAGCCAGATGTGCTGCCGCTGTCCATTGGTGATGGTGAGCTGGCCGAAACTGCCCTGACCACGGTGGCGGTGCCGGAAATGTTTCGCTACTGGCTGCAGGGCGGCAAGATCAACGTCGGTTTCCTGGGAACGGCCCAGATTGATCGTTACTGCAACCTTAATACTACTCTGATCGGCGACTACCGTGAGCCGAAAGTGCGCCTGCCGGGCGGCGGCGGGGCGCCTGAAATTGCCACTAACGCAGGCGAAGTCTTTATCACCCTCAAGCACTCCAAGCGCGCCTTTGTGGATCAGGTTGATTTCGTGACCACCCTGGGCTTTGGCCGCGACGGTAAAGGCCGTGATGGCGTTCCCAATATCGGCAAAGGCCCCACCCGGGTGATCAGCGATCTGTGCGTGATGAAACCAGACCCCGAGACCAAAGAGCTGGTGGTGGTTTCGCTGCACTCAGGCGTGAGCCGGGAGAACGTGACCAATGCCACCGGCTGGGACATCCGCTTTGCCGAGCAGCTGGAGATCACGCCCGAACCCAGCCAGCAGGAGCTTGACGTACTACGTGAGCTGAAAGCCCGCACCGAACGTGCCCACGCTGGCCAATAG